In Chryseobacterium oranimense, a single window of DNA contains:
- the surE gene encoding 5'/3'-nucleotidase SurE: MERPLILVTNDDGITAPGIRNLIQFMNEIGDVVVVAPNSPQSGKGHAITINSTLSYEEVTLEGPQTDFSCSGTPVDCVKMALDKILTRRPDIVVSGINHGANSSINVIYSGTMSAAVEAGVEGIPAIGFSLLDFSWEADFTQAKEHIQNIVRRTLENPMPKGIVLNVNIPKLTAAEIKGIKVCKQANAKWEESFDERVNPHGKKYYWLTGYFNNMDDSEDADETALANGYISIVPVKFDLTAYEYMKTLEEIMNFD, encoded by the coding sequence ATGGAAAGACCACTTATTCTGGTTACTAATGATGATGGAATCACCGCACCCGGTATCAGAAACCTTATACAATTTATGAACGAAATAGGAGATGTTGTTGTCGTTGCCCCCAACTCTCCCCAAAGTGGAAAAGGCCACGCTATTACCATCAATTCTACTCTAAGCTATGAAGAAGTAACTCTTGAAGGACCTCAGACCGATTTCTCGTGCAGCGGAACACCTGTAGACTGTGTAAAAATGGCTCTTGACAAAATTCTTACAAGAAGACCGGATATTGTCGTTTCAGGAATCAACCATGGGGCCAATTCTTCAATTAACGTTATTTATTCCGGAACGATGTCTGCAGCTGTAGAAGCTGGTGTGGAAGGAATTCCGGCTATTGGATTCTCCCTTCTTGATTTCAGCTGGGAAGCAGATTTTACCCAGGCAAAAGAGCATATCCAGAATATCGTAAGAAGAACCCTTGAAAACCCAATGCCCAAAGGAATTGTTCTGAACGTTAATATTCCTAAGCTTACAGCCGCTGAAATAAAAGGCATAAAAGTCTGCAAACAGGCCAATGCAAAATGGGAAGAAAGCTTTGACGAAAGGGTAAATCCTCACGGAAAGAAGTATTACTGGCTGACAGGATATTTCAACAATATGGATGATTCTGAAGATGCTGATGAAACGGCATTGGCGAACGGATACATTTCAATTGTTCCTGTGAAGTTCGATCTTACAGCATACGAATACATGAAAACCCTTGAAGAAATAATGAATTTCGACTGA